In Salinibacterium sp. ZJ70, one DNA window encodes the following:
- a CDS encoding SDR family NAD(P)-dependent oxidoreductase: MSYRVVVTGASSGIGEATARRFAASGWEVVGVARRADRLAALAEEGVLIPIVADVTVAEDVARVRAEVEAMGPLHALVNNAGGAIGVETVEEGDPDDWRAMFETNVLGTQRMVAALLPALRRGSLERGAADILAVTSIAAHVVYPGGGGYNAAKHAQHALMAVLRLELGGEPIRVVEIAPGMVKTDFSLKRLRGDAEAAEAVYANVANPLVAEDIAEAIVHAAELPAHVNLDLVTIKPVAQSAARVFAHGPLVPKL, translated from the coding sequence ATGTCCTATCGCGTCGTCGTCACGGGTGCCAGCTCCGGAATCGGGGAGGCGACCGCGCGTCGCTTCGCCGCGAGCGGATGGGAGGTCGTGGGCGTCGCCCGCCGCGCCGACCGTCTCGCCGCGCTCGCCGAGGAGGGTGTGCTCATCCCGATCGTCGCGGATGTGACGGTCGCCGAGGACGTCGCGCGAGTGCGGGCCGAGGTGGAGGCCATGGGCCCGCTGCATGCGCTCGTGAACAACGCGGGCGGCGCGATCGGCGTGGAGACGGTCGAAGAGGGCGACCCCGACGACTGGCGCGCCATGTTCGAGACGAATGTGCTCGGCACGCAGCGCATGGTCGCGGCGCTCCTGCCCGCCCTGCGCCGTGGCTCGCTCGAGCGCGGCGCGGCAGACATCCTCGCCGTCACCTCGATCGCGGCGCACGTCGTGTACCCGGGCGGCGGCGGCTACAACGCGGCCAAGCACGCGCAGCACGCGCTCATGGCGGTGCTCCGGCTGGAGCTCGGCGGCGAGCCGATCCGCGTCGTCGAGATCGCTCCCGGAATGGTCAAGACGGACTTCTCGCTCAAGCGCCTGCGGGGCGACGCCGAGGCCGCTGAGGCGGTCTACGCGAACGTCGCGAACCCGCTCGTGGCGGAGGACATCGCCGAGGCGATCGTGCACGCGGCGGAGCTGCCCGCGCACGTCAACCTCGACCTGGTGACGATCAAGCCGGTCGCGCAGTCGGCCGCGCGCGTGTTCGCGCACGGGCCGCTCGTTCCCAAGCTCTGA
- a CDS encoding acyltransferase family protein — translation MSGTPQSIAVKERVPFWDNARFACIVLVVTGHAIQRQTSDSDNALALYLFLYAFHMPAFAIISGYFSKATPPGARQMRRVITDIVLPYAIMQGIWSLVQWIVEGKNAFNPTEPKWTLWFLLALAIFRLILPYLALLRWPLVWAIAASVMVGYFPNVDSTFSLSRAIGILPFFVLGWALRNTRVADQWHAASRGTVWCIRAAALTLFGLWLMIVLANIDLFREIDLRFWFFYDDHYRALGESSWWAGLLRLGLIALAVVLSTAFLALIPRRETFFTAFGQATMYVYLLHSFVLYPIRESGVLKDDHSSAVWLLTMIFASLAISVLLSSPWVRRVFRPLIEPKPKWLFVDRDDRVPSASRTDPTGSRRP, via the coding sequence ATGAGCGGGACCCCCCAGTCGATCGCTGTCAAGGAGCGAGTGCCCTTCTGGGACAACGCGCGATTCGCGTGCATCGTGCTCGTCGTCACCGGACACGCCATCCAGCGCCAGACGAGCGACTCCGACAACGCACTCGCGCTGTACCTGTTCCTCTACGCGTTCCACATGCCCGCGTTCGCCATCATCTCGGGGTATTTCTCGAAAGCGACTCCCCCGGGTGCGCGTCAGATGCGCCGCGTGATCACCGACATCGTGCTTCCGTACGCGATCATGCAGGGCATCTGGTCGCTCGTGCAGTGGATCGTCGAAGGCAAGAACGCCTTCAATCCGACCGAGCCGAAGTGGACCCTGTGGTTCCTGCTCGCTCTCGCGATCTTCCGGCTGATCCTCCCCTACCTCGCCCTGCTGCGGTGGCCTCTCGTGTGGGCGATCGCCGCGTCGGTGATGGTCGGATACTTCCCCAACGTCGATTCGACCTTCTCGCTCTCGCGGGCCATCGGGATCCTGCCGTTCTTCGTGCTGGGGTGGGCGCTGCGCAACACACGCGTCGCCGACCAGTGGCACGCGGCGAGCCGCGGAACGGTGTGGTGCATCCGCGCGGCCGCACTCACGCTGTTCGGCCTGTGGCTGATGATCGTGCTCGCCAACATCGACCTCTTCCGAGAGATCGACCTGCGGTTCTGGTTCTTCTACGACGACCACTACCGTGCTCTCGGCGAGAGCTCCTGGTGGGCAGGTCTGCTGCGACTCGGGCTCATCGCGCTGGCGGTCGTGCTGTCCACGGCGTTCCTGGCGCTCATCCCGCGGCGCGAGACGTTCTTCACCGCGTTCGGCCAGGCGACGATGTACGTCTACCTGCTGCATTCGTTCGTGCTCTACCCGATCCGCGAATCCGGGGTCCTCAAGGACGACCACTCCTCGGCCGTGTGGCTGCTCACCATGATCTTCGCGTCGCTCGCGATCTCGGTTCTGCTGTCGAGCCCCTGGGTCAGACGGGTGTTCCGGCCCCTCATCGAACCCAAGCCGAAGTGGCTCTTCGTCGACCGTGACGATCGCGTGCCGAGCGCCTCCCGCACCGACCCCACCGGATCCCGTCGCCCCTGA